One window of Herpetosiphonaceae bacterium genomic DNA carries:
- a CDS encoding UvrD-helicase domain-containing protein: MTGASRMLQLLNEPQQRAVQTLGGPVLVLAGPGSGKTRVLTHRIAYLIAEVGVDPHAILAVTFTNKAAKEMKERLSGLIGEELSKRLTVGTFHSVCIRLLRQDIEKLGWSQVFVEFPPNDATTHDALARLGALASVLIYDARAADGDPAARLRRAIVYRDSETVEQLLAGLARQGQVTVRSDIRQQLPPGVRDEAIRRGIITYRRDFTVYDDDDQMRLTRQVLKELNLDEKQYAPRAVHSAISRAKNELVGPVEFASFGRSYWDEIVARCYEAYQKRLQASNALDFDDLLGLTVRLFDSKPAILETYQKRFVHVLIDEYQDVNTVQYAFAKQISGHYRNLFAVGDEDQSVYAFRGANMRYVLQFEDDFPDAKVILLEQNYRSTQAILDVAASLINASDRRKRAKRLWTQNDKGVEVMLREAYNEDEEARLVCDEIERLRARGEAELKDCAVLYRTNAQSRALEEAFLTRGLRYRLVGGVRFYERKEIKDALAYLRLIANPFDSVSLERIIESTPGIGRQTIAALAAWAGDLGVPSYTALQLLDEESEGTKPPFSGRARSGLLSFLHLTDELIKARDDLGLVELLDLVLERTHFHDALLREHGDEEGENRWENVMELRTVAAQYANFPREVQLDTFLEEVVLVAATDDLAVEQDAVTLITMHQAKGLEYPNVFIVGLEEGLLPHSRSLEDPEQLEEERRLLYVAATRAGRRLYLYYAFKRRLYGRENISTPSRFLADIPTDMLRKTGDRERTGFGQSSMFTGRSSFAARASSGGGKTRAATAWGSTAKKNTTPLKPAADAKFQPGQKVRHAQFGEGIVVSSKVQGDDEEVTVAFVGQGVKRLLAGFAKLEPVKS, from the coding sequence ATGACAGGCGCTTCACGTATGCTTCAACTGCTGAACGAGCCGCAGCAGCGGGCCGTTCAGACGCTCGGCGGCCCGGTGCTGGTGCTGGCCGGTCCCGGCTCAGGCAAAACGCGCGTGCTGACTCATCGCATCGCGTATCTGATCGCCGAGGTCGGCGTCGATCCGCACGCGATCCTGGCGGTGACGTTTACCAACAAAGCGGCCAAGGAGATGAAAGAGCGCCTGAGCGGGCTGATCGGCGAGGAGCTATCGAAGCGGCTGACCGTCGGAACATTCCACTCGGTCTGTATTCGCCTGCTGCGCCAGGACATCGAAAAGCTCGGCTGGAGCCAGGTTTTTGTCGAATTTCCGCCAAACGACGCCACCACGCACGATGCGCTGGCGCGGCTGGGCGCGCTGGCGAGCGTGCTGATCTACGATGCGCGTGCGGCGGACGGCGATCCGGCGGCGCGGCTGCGGCGGGCGATCGTCTACCGCGACAGCGAGACAGTCGAGCAGTTGCTCGCGGGGCTGGCCCGTCAGGGGCAGGTGACGGTGCGGAGTGACATCCGGCAGCAGTTGCCGCCCGGCGTGCGCGACGAGGCGATCCGGCGCGGTATCATCACCTACCGGCGCGACTTCACGGTCTACGACGACGACGATCAGATGCGGCTGACGCGGCAGGTGCTCAAAGAGCTGAACCTGGACGAGAAGCAGTACGCGCCCCGCGCGGTCCACTCGGCCATCTCGCGGGCAAAAAATGAGCTGGTCGGGCCGGTGGAGTTTGCGAGCTTCGGGCGTAGCTACTGGGATGAGATCGTCGCGCGCTGCTACGAGGCGTATCAGAAGCGGCTACAAGCCAGCAACGCGCTCGACTTCGACGATCTGCTCGGCCTGACGGTGCGCCTCTTCGACAGCAAGCCCGCGATTCTGGAGACGTATCAAAAGCGCTTCGTTCACGTGCTGATCGACGAGTACCAGGATGTTAACACGGTGCAGTATGCGTTCGCCAAGCAGATCTCCGGCCACTACCGCAATCTCTTCGCGGTCGGCGACGAGGACCAGAGCGTGTATGCGTTTCGCGGCGCGAACATGCGCTATGTGCTTCAGTTCGAGGACGATTTTCCCGACGCCAAGGTGATCCTGCTGGAGCAAAACTATCGCTCCACCCAGGCGATCCTCGATGTGGCCGCGTCGCTGATCAACGCCAGCGACCGGCGCAAGCGGGCGAAGCGCCTGTGGACGCAGAACGATAAGGGCGTGGAGGTGATGCTGCGCGAGGCGTACAACGAGGACGAGGAAGCGCGGCTGGTCTGCGATGAGATCGAGCGGCTGCGGGCCAGGGGCGAGGCTGAGCTGAAAGACTGTGCCGTGCTGTATCGCACCAATGCTCAGTCGCGCGCGCTGGAAGAGGCGTTTTTGACGCGCGGCCTGCGCTACCGGCTGGTCGGCGGCGTGCGCTTCTACGAGCGCAAAGAGATCAAGGATGCGCTGGCCTATCTGCGGCTGATCGCCAATCCCTTCGATAGCGTCAGCCTTGAGCGGATCATCGAGTCCACGCCCGGCATCGGGCGGCAGACGATCGCGGCGCTGGCGGCCTGGGCTGGCGATCTGGGCGTGCCGAGCTATACCGCGCTTCAGTTGCTCGACGAAGAGAGCGAGGGCACGAAGCCGCCTTTCAGCGGTCGGGCGCGCAGCGGCCTGCTCAGCTTCCTGCATCTGACCGACGAGCTGATCAAGGCGCGGGATGACCTGGGGCTGGTCGAGCTGCTCGATCTGGTGCTGGAGCGCACGCACTTCCACGATGCGCTGCTGCGCGAGCACGGCGACGAAGAGGGCGAGAATCGCTGGGAGAACGTGATGGAGCTGCGGACGGTCGCCGCGCAGTACGCTAACTTCCCGCGTGAGGTGCAGCTCGATACGTTTCTGGAAGAAGTTGTGCTGGTCGCCGCCACCGACGATCTCGCGGTCGAGCAGGATGCCGTGACGCTGATCACGATGCATCAGGCCAAGGGCCTGGAGTATCCCAACGTATTTATCGTCGGGCTGGAAGAGGGGTTGCTGCCGCACTCGCGCTCGCTGGAAGATCCCGAACAGCTAGAGGAGGAGCGGCGGCTGCTCTACGTCGCGGCGACACGCGCCGGGCGGCGGCTGTATCTGTACTATGCCTTCAAGCGGCGGCTGTACGGACGCGAGAATATCAGCACGCCCTCACGCTTTCTGGCGGATATTCCCACGGACATGCTGCGCAAGACAGGCGACCGCGAGCGGACCGGCTTTGGGCAAAGCTCGATGTTTACCGGACGATCGTCGTTCGCCGCGAGAGCATCCTCAGGCGGCGGCAAGACGCGCGCGGCGACGGCCTGGGGCAGCACCGCCAAGAAGAATACGACGCCGCTCAAGCCCGCCGCAGACGCCAAGTTCCAGCCCGGCCAGAAGGTGCGACATGCGCAGTTCGGCGAGGGGATCGTCGTCTCGTCGAAGGTGCAGGGCGACGACGAAGAGGTGACGGTGGCGTTCGTCGGGCAGGGTGTCAAGCGGCTGCTTGCCGGATTCGCAAAGCTGGAGCCTGTGAAATCGTAG
- a CDS encoding glycosyl hydrolase family 18 protein, protein MVQRLRIASESGLRRLSILPRPVIVVGYLLLFVLWTLLVSDTIQIWQQRQVVIERRRLEAAFFPPTSTPLPPTSTPTAQPTVAAAAQPAPAAPTPRPISVVHPKTGRSIAAWLPTSFDAERARASFDANKDILDEVSPFWYTTNIANGALIPDIGARDRQLVEAAHAADVLVTPTIHNVMAPEAIVPLLRDPARRKQHIDAIMHEVRIYGYDGIDIDYESLPASSREAYSTFMQELSAALRAEGKLLTVAVHAKTDDGGGLGGFQDWKLLGEICDRVRIMTYDFHWRGGGPGPIAPMSWVAAVGEYARSVVPPEKIQIGIPFYGYNWGEGEDAVAQTWTDIQRLIDIYQPDVNLAARDSSGPIEESWFTYRRNGQRRTVWFADHRSLQAKLNLVEQLDLAGIAIWRLGNEDPQNWEVVRKQLVENPSVVQRVVNTYLPDH, encoded by the coding sequence ATGGTGCAACGCTTACGGATCGCGTCTGAGAGCGGCCTACGCCGCCTGAGTATCCTGCCACGTCCAGTGATCGTGGTCGGCTATCTGCTGCTGTTCGTGCTCTGGACGCTCCTGGTCAGCGATACGATCCAGATCTGGCAGCAGCGCCAGGTGGTGATCGAGCGCCGCCGCCTTGAGGCCGCGTTCTTCCCGCCCACATCCACGCCGCTCCCGCCCACATCCACGCCCACGGCGCAGCCGACTGTTGCCGCTGCGGCGCAGCCAGCGCCCGCCGCGCCCACGCCGCGCCCGATCTCGGTGGTCCATCCCAAGACCGGGCGATCGATCGCCGCGTGGCTGCCGACCTCGTTCGACGCCGAGCGGGCACGCGCCTCGTTCGACGCCAACAAAGACATCCTTGACGAGGTCAGCCCCTTCTGGTACACCACCAACATCGCCAACGGCGCGCTGATCCCCGACATCGGCGCGCGCGACCGGCAGCTGGTCGAGGCCGCGCACGCCGCCGATGTGCTCGTCACGCCGACGATCCATAACGTGATGGCTCCCGAAGCGATCGTCCCGCTGCTGCGCGACCCGGCGCGGCGCAAGCAGCACATCGACGCGATCATGCACGAGGTCCGCATCTACGGCTACGACGGCATCGACATCGATTACGAGTCGCTGCCGGCCAGCAGCCGCGAGGCGTACAGCACCTTTATGCAGGAGCTATCGGCGGCGCTGCGGGCCGAGGGCAAGCTGCTGACCGTGGCGGTCCATGCCAAGACGGACGACGGCGGCGGGCTGGGTGGTTTTCAGGACTGGAAGCTGCTCGGCGAGATCTGCGATCGGGTGCGGATCATGACCTACGACTTTCACTGGCGCGGCGGCGGTCCCGGCCCGATCGCGCCCATGAGCTGGGTCGCAGCCGTCGGCGAGTACGCGCGCTCGGTGGTGCCGCCGGAGAAGATCCAGATCGGCATTCCGTTCTACGGCTACAACTGGGGCGAGGGCGAGGACGCCGTTGCGCAGACCTGGACGGATATTCAGCGGCTGATCGACATCTACCAGCCGGATGTGAATCTCGCCGCCCGCGACAGCAGCGGCCCGATCGAGGAGTCGTGGTTTACCTATCGGCGCAACGGGCAGCGCCGCACGGTCTGGTTTGCCGATCACCGCTCGCTGCAAGCCAAGCTGAACCTCGTCGAGCAGCTCGATCTGGCGGGCATCGCGATCTGGCGGCTCGGCAACGAAGATCCGCAAAATTGGGAAGTCGTACGCAAACAGTTGGTCGAGAATCCATCGGTGGTGCAGCGCGTCGTCAACACCTATCTCCCCGATCATTGA
- a CDS encoding adenylate kinase: protein MAPVNIILLGPPGVGKSTQAALLGKRYPLVTLSTGNILRAEVAAETPLGLQAKAAIESGQLVGDDVIIALVRSRLEALPKDHGFLLDGFPRTAAQAAALDDILHELHRPLTVVVQPILEHDEVVQRMSSRRECRSCNAPYTVTPDKPLTNCPACNGELFQRPDDTPAVILKRLTVYEEQTAPLAAYYQQVGLLAPVDGHGSPQEVAARLISAIELYRPHRRSEPAKQIRAISA, encoded by the coding sequence ATGGCGCCCGTTAACATCATTCTCCTCGGCCCCCCAGGTGTAGGTAAGAGTACCCAGGCGGCGCTTCTGGGCAAACGCTATCCGCTCGTCACACTCTCAACCGGCAATATACTCCGCGCGGAAGTCGCAGCCGAAACGCCACTGGGCTTGCAGGCCAAAGCCGCGATCGAGAGCGGCCAGCTTGTCGGCGACGACGTCATTATCGCGCTGGTCCGCAGCCGTCTCGAAGCGCTGCCTAAGGATCACGGCTTTCTGCTCGACGGCTTTCCACGCACTGCCGCGCAGGCCGCTGCCCTCGACGACATACTGCATGAGCTGCATCGTCCGCTGACGGTGGTGGTACAGCCGATTCTGGAGCACGACGAGGTTGTGCAGCGCATGTCGAGCCGCCGCGAGTGCCGCTCGTGCAACGCGCCGTACACCGTAACACCCGACAAGCCGCTCACGAACTGCCCCGCGTGTAACGGCGAGCTGTTCCAGCGCCCCGACGATACCCCCGCCGTGATTTTGAAGCGCCTTACAGTCTATGAAGAGCAGACCGCGCCCCTCGCCGCGTACTATCAGCAGGTGGGCCTGCTCGCGCCGGTCGATGGGCATGGCAGCCCGCAGGAGGTTGCCGCCCGGCTGATCTCGGCGATCGAGCTGTACCGACCGCACCGCCGCAGCGAGCCAGCCAAGCAGATCCGCGCCATCAGCGCCTAA
- a CDS encoding STAS domain-containing protein: protein MPFVAFWREHMDAFTDGLYHDVIRLLPTYARLPREDLIASIHSKARLWQELMETGDIGPTLERTRSVGQVRVTDHAPLIELVATSDLFRDHIWKLARQLYPPEAWPVDAMEQVQQWNRLDRNEVIATYSRVLQDAWAKLGERERELEQQRKVIQELSTPIVSIYEGIVLLPLVGHIDDRRAQEIIDSAMTRIVERQAEILILDITGVPKIDAAVAHELLKLAHAVKLIGAQTILVGISASIAQTVMQLGLDLHQLNMRADLADGIRHALACRGYAIHAVA from the coding sequence GTGCCTTTTGTCGCGTTCTGGCGCGAGCATATGGATGCGTTTACCGACGGCTTATACCACGACGTGATTCGGCTGCTTCCGACGTACGCCCGTCTGCCGCGCGAAGATCTGATCGCGTCGATCCACAGCAAGGCCCGGCTCTGGCAAGAGCTGATGGAGACAGGCGATATCGGCCCCACGCTGGAGCGCACACGGTCGGTGGGCCAGGTGCGTGTGACGGATCACGCGCCGCTGATCGAGCTGGTCGCCACCAGCGATCTGTTTCGGGATCATATCTGGAAGCTGGCTCGTCAGTTGTATCCGCCGGAAGCATGGCCGGTGGACGCGATGGAGCAGGTGCAGCAGTGGAACCGCCTCGATCGCAATGAGGTCATCGCAACCTATAGCCGGGTGCTTCAGGACGCCTGGGCGAAGCTCGGCGAGCGCGAGCGCGAGCTGGAGCAGCAGCGCAAGGTCATTCAGGAGCTATCCACGCCGATCGTGTCGATCTACGAAGGCATCGTCTTGCTGCCGCTGGTGGGCCACATCGACGACCGGCGCGCGCAGGAGATCATTGATTCGGCCATGACGCGCATCGTCGAGCGTCAGGCGGAGATCCTGATCCTCGACATTACCGGCGTTCCGAAGATCGATGCCGCCGTAGCACACGAGCTGCTCAAGCTGGCGCATGCGGTGAAGCTCATCGGCGCGCAGACGATCCTGGTTGGCATAAGCGCGAGCATCGCCCAGACGGTGATGCAGCTTGGCCTCGATCTTCACCAGTTGAACATGCGCGCCGATCTCGCCGACGGCATCCGCCATGCGCTGGCGTGTCGCGGCTATGCGATCCATGCGGTCGCTTAG